ACGGCAAGCGCTGGCCGCGCGAGCTCTCCGGCGGGCAGGCGCAGCGCGTCGCGCTCGCCCGGGCGCTGGTCACCCGCCCCCGCGTGCTGCTGCTCGACGAGCCGTTCTCCGCGCTCGACGCCTTCACCCGCGCCGACCTACAGGAGCATCTGCTTGCCCTGTGGGAGGACACCCGCCCGACCTTGGTGCTGGTCACCCACGACATTGACGAGGCGCTGACCCTCGCCGACCGCATCGTCGTCATGCAGCCTCACCCCGGCCGCATCGCCGCGATCGTGAATGTCGCACTGGCGCGCCCGCGCCAGCCCGGCTCCCCCGATGTCGAGGCGCTGAAGCGCCAGATCCTCAGTGTTTTGGGACCGACGCGCCGTCACGCGGCGCTGCCGGCCGCCGCAGAATAGGAAAAAAACCATCATGTCTCACCCCGCCCCTTCCAGCGACGGCCTCAACGTCCTGTGGTTCCTGCCCACCCATGGCGACGGGCGCTATCTCGGCACCGGCCTCGGCGCGCGGGAGGTCGATATCGACTATCTCCGCCAGGTCGCGCAGGCCGCCGACCGGCTGGGCTATTACGGCGTGCTGATCCCGACGGGAAAGAGCTGCGAGGACAGCTGGCTGGTCGCCTCGGCGCTGGCCCCGGTCACCAAGAACCTGCGCTACCTCGTGGCGGTGCGGCCGGGCCTTGCCTCGCCGACCCTTTATGCCCGCATGACGGCGACGCTCGACCGCATCTCCAACGGGCGCCTGCTCATCAACATCGTCACCGGCGGCGACCCGGTGGAGAATGCCGGCGACGGCATCTTCCTCAACCATGACGAACGCTACGAGGTCACCGACGAGTTCCTTACCGTCTATCGCCGCCTGCTGGCCGGCGAGCGCGTGACCTATTACGGCAAGCACATCAAGGTCGAGGACGGCCATCTGCTGTTCCCGCCGCAGCAGGCGGACGGTCCGGCGCTGTATTTCGGCGGCTCCTCCGCCTCCGCCAACAAGGTGGCGGCCGAGCATGTCGACAAGTACCTGACCTGGGGCGAGCCGCCGGCGGCGGTCGAGGCCAAGATCAAGGAGGTGCGCAAGCTCGCCGAGGCCGAGGGCCGCAAGGTTTCCTTCGGCATCCGCCTGCATGTCATCGCCCGCGAGACCGACGCCAAGGCGTGGGAAGCGGCGGAAGACCTCATCCGCTATCTCGACGACGATACCATCGCCGCCGCGCAGAAGGTGTTCTCGCGCCTCGATTCGGTCGGCCAGGCCCGCATGTCCGCCCTGCATGGCGGCCGGCGCGACAAGCTGGAAGTGAGCCCGAACCTGTGGGCCGGCGTCGGCCTGGTGCGCGGCGGCGCCGGCACGGCGCTGGTCGGCTCGGGCGAGACGGTCGCCCAGCGCATCCGCGAATATGCCGATCTCGGCATCGACAGCTTCATCTTCTCGGGTTACCCCCATCTGGAGGAAGCCTACCGCGTGGCCGAGCTGGTTCTGCCGCGCCTCAAGCTCAACCACTCCATTGCGCAGGCGAGCGGCAAGGTGAACACCGGCCCCTTCGGCGAGACCATCGCCAATGACTACCGCCCGCCGGTGCGTGCGGCGCAGTCGTGAGCGCCCCCGCGCCGGGCGCCCAGCCCCTCCGCCCGGCGGCTGACGCCGGGCCGGTCGGCGCGCCGCGCGTGATCGAGACGCCCGTGGCGATCATCGGCGGCGGCTTTTCCGGCGCCGCTGTCGCCTGGCACCTGCTGCGCCAGCGGCCGGACCTCGCGGAAATCGTCATCGTCGAGCCGCGCGCGGTCATCGGGCGCGGCCTCGCCTATAGCGCCGCCGACCCGCAGCACCGCATCAACGTGCCGGCGACGCGCATGTCGCTGATCCCCGACGCGCCTGACCATTTCAACGACTGGCTGGAAGCCTCCGGCGCGCTGGAGGCGGACCCCACCGCCCGCATCGACACGCGCAATTTCCCGTCCCGCGCGGTGTTCGGCGCCTATGTCGCTGAGGCCATCGCCGCGCTGGGCGCGCGCGTGCGCCATGTGCAGGCCCGCGCCGAGGATATCGCGCCCGACGGCGCGACCTATCTCATCACCGCCTCGGACGGCACGCGCATCCGCGCTGGCATCGTCGTGCTAGCGGTGGCCCATGCCGCGCCCGCCGCGCCGCGCGCGGTCGAAGAGGCGCTGGCCGGCCATCCGCGCTATGTGCGCGACCCCTGGCAGGACGGCGCCTTCGACGCGATCCGCGCGACCGACCGCGTGCTGATCGTCGGCACCGGCCTCACCATGGCCGACATCGTGGCGAGCCTTGAGGCGCGCGGCCATCACGGCGAGATCCTCGCCATCTCCCGCCGCGGCCTGCGCTCGCGCGGCCACCCCGCCGCGCTGCACGACCCGTTCGGCGATTTCACCAGCCCGCCCATCCGCACCGCCGGCGACCTGGTGCGCCGCATCCGCGCGACGGTGAGCGAGGCCGTAGAGGCCGGTAAGAGCTGGCACTGCGTGCTCGATCAGGTGCGCCTGCAGGGCAGCGCGATCTGGCGCGCCTTGCCGCTGCCTGAGCGGGCGCGCCTTCTGCGCCATCTGCGCCCGTTCTGGGACGTCCACCGCTTCCGCATTGCCCCGCAG
Above is a window of Ancylobacter sp. WKF20 DNA encoding:
- a CDS encoding FAD/NAD(P)-binding protein, which produces MSAPAPGAQPLRPAADAGPVGAPRVIETPVAIIGGGFSGAAVAWHLLRQRPDLAEIVIVEPRAVIGRGLAYSAADPQHRINVPATRMSLIPDAPDHFNDWLEASGALEADPTARIDTRNFPSRAVFGAYVAEAIAALGARVRHVQARAEDIAPDGATYLITASDGTRIRAGIVVLAVAHAAPAAPRAVEEALAGHPRYVRDPWQDGAFDAIRATDRVLIVGTGLTMADIVASLEARGHHGEILAISRRGLRSRGHPAALHDPFGDFTSPPIRTAGDLVRRIRATVSEAVEAGKSWHCVLDQVRLQGSAIWRALPLPERARLLRHLRPFWDVHRFRIAPQVEQVLDRRIADGTLAIRPASLKAITRDGDTIRASLRERRRGGREERAFDAVIVATGPAHGSVFASNPALAALEAHGLARPDPLRLGIDVTLEGAAIGTEGTARGTLLVAGPLARGTIGELMGLPDVTNHAIRIAGAVAQALGEPAVRDRATTSREPSLEASIAAPATARRVGAK
- the ssuD gene encoding FMNH2-dependent alkanesulfonate monooxygenase; protein product: MSHPAPSSDGLNVLWFLPTHGDGRYLGTGLGAREVDIDYLRQVAQAADRLGYYGVLIPTGKSCEDSWLVASALAPVTKNLRYLVAVRPGLASPTLYARMTATLDRISNGRLLINIVTGGDPVENAGDGIFLNHDERYEVTDEFLTVYRRLLAGERVTYYGKHIKVEDGHLLFPPQQADGPALYFGGSSASANKVAAEHVDKYLTWGEPPAAVEAKIKEVRKLAEAEGRKVSFGIRLHVIARETDAKAWEAAEDLIRYLDDDTIAAAQKVFSRLDSVGQARMSALHGGRRDKLEVSPNLWAGVGLVRGGAGTALVGSGETVAQRIREYADLGIDSFIFSGYPHLEEAYRVAELVLPRLKLNHSIAQASGKVNTGPFGETIANDYRPPVRAAQS
- a CDS encoding ABC transporter ATP-binding protein, which codes for MLRLDHIAKTYPNTTYPTGTQALAQLTLSVEAGEILAIVGGSGCGKSTLLRLIAGLDRPSAGRVEVDGETITAPHPAVGIVFQEPRLLAWLTVAQNIGFGLAHLPRAERDARVAAALERIGLPGHGKRWPRELSGGQAQRVALARALVTRPRVLLLDEPFSALDAFTRADLQEHLLALWEDTRPTLVLVTHDIDEALTLADRIVVMQPHPGRIAAIVNVALARPRQPGSPDVEALKRQILSVLGPTRRHAALPAAAE